A DNA window from Drosophila pseudoobscura strain MV-25-SWS-2005 chromosome 2, UCI_Dpse_MV25, whole genome shotgun sequence contains the following coding sequences:
- the SelR gene encoding methionine-R-sulfoxide reductase B1 isoform X3 translates to MFSLSRHALQHTRNFALIAAAAAKWRHPNRNPLGVLAAAVPIAHCFADTRHDSDEAKTNPSKANNMENKTEKVTVNKEELRKRLTPLQYQVTQEAGTERPYTGCYNKHYEKGVYQCIVCHQDLFSSDTKYDSGCGWPAFNDVLDKGKVTLHRDASIPVVISKTLGMVRTEVRCSKCSAHMGHVFDDGPPPKHHRFCINSASIDFVKSAPTAASTTTSSKK, encoded by the exons ATGTTTTCACTTTCTCGCCACGCACTGCAGCACACACGAAATTTCGCACttattgctgctgcggctgccaaGTGGAGACACCCCAATCGCAATCCATTAGGAGTACTCGCAGCTGCAGTGCCCATCGCACACTGCTTTGCAG ATACGCGTCACGACAGCGACGAGGCTAAGACGAATCCCAGTAAAGCCAACAACATGGAGAATAAAACCGAAAAGGTTACCGTTAACAAAGAGGAGCTGCGCAAACGCCTAACCCCACTGCAGTATCAGGTTACTCAGGAGGCGGGCACCGAGCGGCCCTACACAG GCTGCTACAACAAGCACTACGAGAAGGGGGTGTACCAGTGCATTGTGTGTCATCAGGATCTGTTCAGCTCGGACACGAAATACGACTCGGGCTGCGGCTGGCCAGCGTTCAACGATGTCCTCGACAAGGGCAAGGTAACCCTCCATCGGGATGCCAGCATACCAG TAGTAATTTCAAAAACGTTAGGCATGGTACGCACTGAGGTGCGCTGCTCAAAATGCTCGGCACACATGGGCCACGTCTTCGACGATGGACCACCGCCCAAGCATCATCGTTTCTGCATCAACTCGGCGTCGATAGATTTTGTGAAGAGTGCACCGACAGCCGCCTCCACGACGACATCGTCCAAGAAATAA
- the Tsp86D gene encoding tetraspanin-33: MSNHRYHHGGSYMHPRMSYPHHFTYVSSCVKYMIFLLNFLFWLFGGLLLAIGVYAFMDKLKDGNGWLRLDTVYDVIFNISLVMIIAGCVIFVVSFAGCLGALRENTCLLKFYSMCLLMFFIMEMTLAIICFVFPQYMNSFLESQFAEKIIHSYRDDSDLQNFIDFAQQEFKCCGLSNAGYQDWSKNEYFNCSSPSVEKCGVPYSCCINATDISSGLVNIMCGYGVQEHSVAAASKRIWTSGCIEIVRVWVERNLYVIAGVALGVALLQLFVIYLAKTLEGQIDLQKSRWS, encoded by the exons atGAGTAACCACAGATACCACCATGGGGGCAGCTACATGCATCCGCGGATGTCGTATCCCCACCACTTCACCTACGTCAGCTCCTGCGTGAAATACATGATCTTCCTGCTGAATTTCCTTTTCTGGCTATTCGGCGGCCTGCTCCTGGCCATCGGTGTGTACGCGTTCATGGACAAACTGAAGGATGGCAATGGGTGGCTGCGCCTGGACACCGTCTACGATGTGATCTTCAATATATCCTTGGTGATGATTATTGCGGGCTGTGTGATATTCGTGGTCAGCTTTGCCGGATGCCTAGGAGCTCTGCGGGAGAACACCTGCCTGCTGAAGTTCTACTCGATGTGTCTGCTTATGTTTTTCATCATGGAAATGACTTTAG CCATCATCTGCTTCGTGTTCCCGCAGTACATGAACTCATTCTTGGAATCACAGTTTGCCGAGAAGATTATACACTCGTACCGCGATGACTCAGATCTGCAGAATTTCATTGACTTTGCGCAGCAAGAGTTCAAGTGCTGTGGCCTCAGCAATGCTGGCTACCAGGACTGGA GCAAGAACGAGTACTTCAATTGCTCCTCCCCATCTGTTGAAAAGTGCGGCGTGCCCTACAGCTGCTGCATCAACGCCACCGACATCAGTTCCGGCCTGGTCAACATTATGTGCGGCTATGGCGTGCAGGAGCACTCGGTGGCAGCCGCTAGCAAGCGCATCTGGACTAGCGGCTGCATTGAAATCGTGCGCGTCTGGGTAGAACGAAATCTCTATGTGATTGCTGGCGTGGCCCTGGGCGTTGCCTTGCTCCAGCTGTTCGTCATTTATCTGGCCAAGACCCTGGAGGGACAGATAGACCTGCAGAAGTCGCGCTGGTCGTGA
- the SelR gene encoding methionine-R-sulfoxide reductase B1 isoform X6 has protein sequence MFSLSRHALQHTRNFALIAAAAAKWRHPNRNPLGVLAAAVPIAHCFADTRHDSDEAKTNPSKANNMENKTEKVTVNKEELRKRLTPLQYQVTQEAGTERPYTGCYNKHYEKGVYQCIVCHQDLFSSDTKYDSGCGWPAFNDVLDKGKVTLHRDASIPAWFCLEIVVRVP, from the exons ATGTTTTCACTTTCTCGCCACGCACTGCAGCACACACGAAATTTCGCACttattgctgctgcggctgccaaGTGGAGACACCCCAATCGCAATCCATTAGGAGTACTCGCAGCTGCAGTGCCCATCGCACACTGCTTTGCAG ATACGCGTCACGACAGCGACGAGGCTAAGACGAATCCCAGTAAAGCCAACAACATGGAGAATAAAACCGAAAAGGTTACCGTTAACAAAGAGGAGCTGCGCAAACGCCTAACCCCACTGCAGTATCAGGTTACTCAGGAGGCGGGCACCGAGCGGCCCTACACAG GCTGCTACAACAAGCACTACGAGAAGGGGGTGTACCAGTGCATTGTGTGTCATCAGGATCTGTTCAGCTCGGACACGAAATACGACTCGGGCTGCGGCTGGCCAGCGTTCAACGATGTCCTCGACAAGGGCAAGGTAACCCTCCATCGGGATGCCAGCATACCAG CTTGGTTTTGTCTTGAAATTGTGGTACGTGTTCCCTAG
- the LOC4803115 gene encoding uncharacterized protein — translation MVGKGSSGLSVDMSTGTKERPVFIPPRKRQQTKTEAKKQNYVDHIVSVQQNRPKLSPSNPTLEEELLKSKLIIKNKQPLPQLPGELGVPNAQDTIASTHSASSTQHSNKSARSTTNINELQNFESISQGTKSTSQRHESSTVTPSSCCYSESSLDAKISKSHDCLSNRSSSKKRVNIRTADLPVTARNQRSSPDIANYEDLESGETSVLNTYDHSLERYQARKAADGGNYLTMTGTIKRGRKKGQSIDLQINISREELEQLNAHAMANESQKGRSLCCTCSCAIGLHIFLISLLCLPFVTIISAVYSFYIGTLTWYNMFNYYCEEKSYLHKIFVTPLLFLAYPLAIVLCTFGLGLYSGFRQLSLQYSSWVNDITDIEKGFYGWLCGFLHMPDCSPYEVVILTDICVAPQDPQRLHINKPRQELSM, via the exons ATGGTGGGCAAAGGTTCGAGCGGCCTGTCCGTCGATATGAGCACAGGGACAAAGGAACGCCCTGTTTTCATACCACCGCGAAAGcgtcaacaaacaaaaactgagGCCAAGAAGCAAAACTATGTGGACCATATAGTCAGTGTGCAG CAAAATCGACCCAAGCTGTCGCCCTCGAATCCCACCctcgaggaggagctgctaAAGTCTAAGTTGATTATCAAGAACaagcagccactgccacagctgcCGGGGGAGTTGGGTGTGCCGAATGCCCAGGATACGATTGCCAGCACCCACTCGGCCAGCTCAACGCAGCATAGCAATAAGTCGGCCCGCTCTACGACCAACATCAATGAGCTGCAGAACTTCGAGTCGATCTCACAGGGCACCAAGTCCACATCGCAGCGGCATGAGAGCAGCACAGTGAcgcccagcagctgctgctactcGGAGAGCAGCCTGGACGCCAAAATAAGCAAGAGCCACGATTGCCTCAGCAATCGGTCGTCGTCGAAGAAGAGGGTCAACATACGGACCGCAGATCTGCCCGTGACGGCACGGAATCAACGCTCATCGCCGGACATAGCCAACTACGAGGATCTGGAGTCGGGGGAGACCAGTGTCCTGAATACGTACGATCATAGCCTGGAGCGGTATCAGGCACGGAAGGCAGCCGACGGCGGCAACTATCTGACCATGACGGGCACCATCAAGCGCGGCAGGAAGAAGGGCCAGTCCATTGATCTGCAGATCAACATAAGTcgcgaggagctggagcaacTGAATGCCCATGCCATGGCCAATGAGTCGCAGAAGGGTCGCAGCCTCTGCTGCACCTGCAGCTGTGCCATCGGGCTGCACATCTTCCTCatctctctgctctgcctgccgTTTGTAACGATTATTTCGGCGGTGTACTCCTTCTACATTGGCACCCTCACCTGGTACAACATGTTCAACTATTACTGTGAGGAGAAGTCGTATCTGCACAAGATCTTCGTCACACCGCTGCTCTTTTTGGCCTATCCGCTGGCCATAGTTCTGTGCACCTTTGGCTTGGGCCTTTACTCCGGTTTCCGGCAGTTGAGTCTGCAGTACAGCAGCTGGGTGAACGACATCACGGACATTGAGAAGGGATTCTATGGCTGGCTGTGTGGATTCCTCCACATGCCCGACTGTAGTCCCTACGAGGTGGTCATACTAACCGATATCTGTGTGGCGCCGCAGGATCCACAGCGCCTGCACATAAACAAGCCCCGCCAAGAGTTATCCATGTAG
- the Fdh gene encoding alcohol dehydrogenase class-3, producing MSATEGKVIKCKAAVAWEAKKPLIIEDIEVAPPQAHEVRIKITATGVCHTDAFSLSGADPEGLFPVVLGHEGAGIVESVGEGVTNFKAGDHVIALYIPQCDDCKFCKSGKTNLCQKIRLTQGAGVMPNGSSRLSCKGQQLFHFMGTSTFAEYTVVADISLTKINETAPLEKVCLLGCGISTGYGAALNTAKVEPGSTCAVWGLGAVGLAVGLGCKKAGAGKVYGIDINPDKFELAKKFGFTDFVNPKDVADKGAIQNYLIDLTDGGFDYTFECIGNVNTMRSALEATHKGWGTSVVIGVAGAGQEISTRPFQLVVGRVWKGSAFGGWRSVSDVPKLVEAYLKKDLLVDEFITHELPLSEINKAFDLMHKGESIRSIIKY from the exons ATGTCCGCAACAGAAGGCAAA GTAATTAAATGCAAAGCTGCAGTGGCATGGGAGGCGAAGAAGCCGCTGATCATTGAGGATATCGAGGTGGCGCCCCCTCAGGCGCATGAG GTTCGCATCAAGATTACAGCCACTGGCGTTTGCCACACGGACGCGTTCTCGTTGAGCGGTGCAGATCCTGAGGGTCTCTTTCCAGTGGTTCTTGGCCATGAGGGCGCTGGCATTGTGGAGAGCGTTGGCGAGGGCGTCACCAACTTCAAGGCTGGCGATCATGTCATTGCCCTTTACATTCCGCAGTGCGATGATTGCAAATTCTGCAAGAGCGGCAAGACAAATCTTTGCCAGAAGATTCGCCTAACCCAGGGCGCTGGTGTCATGCCCAATGGCTCGTCCCGCTTGTCATGCAAAGGTCAGCAGCTGTTCCACTTCATGGGCACCTCCACATTCGCCGAGTACACGGTGGTGGCCGACATATCGCTGACGAAAATCAACGAGACAGCTCCATTGGAGAAGGTGTGCCTTTTGGGCTGTGGCATTTCCACGGGCTATGGCGCTGCCTTGAACACCGCAAAG gTGGAACCCGGCAGCACTTGCGCCGTCTGGGGTCTGGGTGCAGTTGGACTGGCCGTGGGTCTGGGTTGCAAGAAGGCTGGCGCCGGCAAAGTCTACGGAATCGACATCAATCCCGACAAATTCGAACTGGCCAAGAAATTCGGCTTCACCGACTTTGTCAATCCCAAGGATGTGGCCGACAAGGGAGCTATTCAAAACTATCTGATTGACCTCACCGATGGCGGTTTCGACTACACCTTCGAGTGCATTGGCAATGTGAATACCATGCGTTCCGCCCTGGAGGCAACACACAAGGGCTGGGGCACATCGGTGGTCATTGGTGTGGCCGGCGCTGGCCAGGAGATTTCCACTCGACCCTTCCAACTGGTTGTGGGTCGTGTGTGGAAGGGATCTGCCTTTGGCGGTTGGCGTTCGGTCTCGGATGTGCCCAAACTGGTGGAGGCGTATCTAAAGAAGGATCTGCTGGTGGATGAGTTCATTACCCACGAACTGCCACTATCAGAGATCAACAAGGCATTCGATCTGATGCACAAAGGCGAGAGCATTCGCTCTATTATCAAGTACTAA
- the SelR gene encoding methionine-R-sulfoxide reductase B1 isoform X4, translating to MFSLSRHALQHTRNFALIAAAAAKWRHPNRNPLGVLAAAVPIAHCFADTRHDSDEAKTNPSKANNMENKTEKVTVNKEELRKRLTPLQYQVTQEAGTERPYTGCYNKHYEKGVYQCIVCHQDLFSSDTKYDSGCGWPAFNDVLDKGKVTLHRDASIPGMVRTEVRCSKCSAHMGHVFDDGPPPKHHRFCINSASIDFVKSAPTAASTTTSSKK from the exons ATGTTTTCACTTTCTCGCCACGCACTGCAGCACACACGAAATTTCGCACttattgctgctgcggctgccaaGTGGAGACACCCCAATCGCAATCCATTAGGAGTACTCGCAGCTGCAGTGCCCATCGCACACTGCTTTGCAG ATACGCGTCACGACAGCGACGAGGCTAAGACGAATCCCAGTAAAGCCAACAACATGGAGAATAAAACCGAAAAGGTTACCGTTAACAAAGAGGAGCTGCGCAAACGCCTAACCCCACTGCAGTATCAGGTTACTCAGGAGGCGGGCACCGAGCGGCCCTACACAG GCTGCTACAACAAGCACTACGAGAAGGGGGTGTACCAGTGCATTGTGTGTCATCAGGATCTGTTCAGCTCGGACACGAAATACGACTCGGGCTGCGGCTGGCCAGCGTTCAACGATGTCCTCGACAAGGGCAAGGTAACCCTCCATCGGGATGCCAGCATACCAG GCATGGTACGCACTGAGGTGCGCTGCTCAAAATGCTCGGCACACATGGGCCACGTCTTCGACGATGGACCACCGCCCAAGCATCATCGTTTCTGCATCAACTCGGCGTCGATAGATTTTGTGAAGAGTGCACCGACAGCCGCCTCCACGACGACATCGTCCAAGAAATAA